Proteins encoded in a region of the Tripterygium wilfordii isolate XIE 37 chromosome 21, ASM1340144v1, whole genome shotgun sequence genome:
- the LOC119990023 gene encoding E3 ubiquitin-protein ligase DIS1-like, translated as MASGNPFFDEMRIKPEVIDRPQNEAMMDVTENVTDPAQHILKPNVAASSSVRELLECPVCLNAMYPPIHQCLNGHTLCSGCKPRVHNRCPTCRHELGNIRCLALEKVAASLELPCKFQNFGCMGIYPYYNKLKHESQCAHRPYNCPYAGSECTVVGDIPYLVAHLKDDHKVDMHNGSTFNHRYVKTNPHEVENATWMLTVLSCFGKYFCLHFEAFQLGMAPVYIAFLRFMGDDNEAKNYNYSLEVGGNGRKMIWQGVPRSIRDSHRKVRDSFDGLIIQRNMALFFSGGDRKELKLRVSGRIWKEQ; from the exons ATGGCATCCGGGAATCCATTCTTTGACGAAATGCGGATCAAACCTGAAGTCATTGATCGTCCTCAAAATGAAGCTATGATGGATGTCACTGAGAATGTGACTGATCCTGCTCAACATATTCTGAAACCCAATGTGGCAGCATCTAGCAGTGTCCGTGAGCTGTTGGAATGTCCTGTGTGTTTAAATGCAATGTATCCGCCAATTCATCAG TGTTTAAATGGTCATACGTTGTGTTCTGGTTGCAAACCCAGGGTGCACAATAGGTGCCCCACTTGCAGGCATGAGCTTGGTAATATCAGATGTCTTGCACTGGAGAAGGTGGCTGCATCTCTTGAGCTTCCGTGTAAATTTCAGAATTTTGGGTGCATGGGCATATATCCATACTATAACAAGTTAAAACATGAATCTCAATGTGCTCATAGACCCTACAATTGCCCCTACGCTGGATCAGAATGCACTGTCGTTGGTGATATTCCTTATCTAGTGGCCCATTTGAAAGATGATCACAAAGTTGACATGCACAACGGCAGTACTTTTAACCACCGATATGTCAAAACAAACCCGCATGAGGTTGAGAATGCCACATGGATGCTGACG GTTTTGAGTTGCTTTGGTAAGTACTTTTGCCTGCATTTTGAAGCCTTCCAACTTGGGATGGCTCCTGTCTATATAGCATTTTTGCGGTTTATGGGTGATGACAATGAAGCGAAAAATTACAACTACAGTCTTGAGGTTGGTGGAAATGGCAGGAAGATGATTTGGCAGGGGGTCCCTAGGAGCATAAGAGACAGTCACCGGAAGGTTCGTGACAGTTTTGATGGTCTTATCATCCAACGCAACATGGCCTTGTTCTTTTCTGGTGGAGACCGGAAGGAATTGAAGCTTAGGGTGAGTGGTAGGATTTGGAAAGAACAGTGa